In one Suricata suricatta isolate VVHF042 chromosome 9, meerkat_22Aug2017_6uvM2_HiC, whole genome shotgun sequence genomic region, the following are encoded:
- the BNIP2 gene encoding BCL2/adenovirus E1B 19 kDa protein-interacting protein 2 isoform X2: MEGVELKEEWQDEDFPIPLPEDDSVEADTLAITGPESQPELNGNKVRKKLMAPDISLTLDPSDGSVLSDDLDGSGEIDLDDLDTPSENSDEFEWEDDLPKPKTTEVIRKGSITEYTAAEEKEDGRRWRLFRIGEQDHRVDMKAIEPYKKVISHGGYYGDGLNAIVVFAVCFMPESGQPNYRYLMDNLFKYVIGTLELLVAENYMIVYLNGATTRRKMPSLGWLRKCYQQIDRRLRKNLKSLIIVHPSWFIRTLLAVTRPFISSKFSQKIRYVFNLAELAELVPMEYVGIPECIKQVDQELNRKQDEPKSEQ, encoded by the exons ACCTTTACCAGAAGATGATAGTGTGGAAGCAGATACATTAGCTATAACTGGACCAGAGAGCCAGCCTG AACTTAATGgaaataaagtaagaaagaaactcatggcgcCAGACATTAGCCTGACCCTGGATCCTAGCgatggctctgtgctgtcagatgaTTTGGACGGAAGTGGGGAGATTGACTTAGATGACCTGGACACGCCATCGGAGAACAGTGATGAATTTGAGTGGGAAG ATGATCTCCCAAAGCCCAAAACTACTGAAGTTATCAGGAAAGGCTCGATTACCGAATACACGGCAGCGGAGGAGAAAGAAGATGGCCGGCGCTGGCGCTTGTTCAGAATCGGTGAGCAGGACCACAGGGTTGATATGAAGGCGATTGAGCCCTACAAGAAAGTTATCAGCCACGGAG GATATTACGGAGATGGATTAAATGCCATTGTTGTGTTTGCTGTATGTTTTATGCCTGAAAGTGGTCAGCCCAACTATAGATACCTGATGGACAATCTCTTTAA GTATGTTATTGGCACTTTGGAGCTGTTAGTAGCAGAAAACTACATGATAGTTTATTTAAATGGTGCTACAACTCGAAGAAAAATGCCCAGTCTGGGATGGCTCAGGAAATGCTATCAGCAAATTGATAGAAG gTTACGGAAAAACCTAAAGTCACTAATCATTGTACATCCCTCATGGTTCATCAGAACACTTCTAGCTGTTACAAGACCCTTTATTAG cTCAAAATTCAGCCAAAAAATTAGATACGTCTTTAATTTGGCAGAACTAGCGGAACTTGTCCCCATGGAATATGTTGGCATACCAGAATGCATAAAaca AGTTGATCAAGAGCTTAATAGAAAACAGGATGAACCGAAAAGTGAACAGTAA
- the BNIP2 gene encoding BCL2/adenovirus E1B 19 kDa protein-interacting protein 2 isoform X1, translating to MEGVELKEEWQDEDFPIPLPEDDSVEADTLAITGPESQPELNGNKVRKKLMAPDISLTLDPSDGSVLSDDLDGSGEIDLDDLDTPSENSDEFEWEDDLPKPKTTEVIRKGSITEYTAAEEKEDGRRWRLFRIGEQDHRVDMKAIEPYKKVISHGGYYGDGLNAIVVFAVCFMPESGQPNYRYLMDNLFKYVIGTLELLVAENYMIVYLNGATTRRKMPSLGWLRKCYQQIDRRLRKNLKSLIIVHPSWFIRTLLAVTRPFISSKFSQKIRYVFNLAELAELVPMEYVGIPECIKQYEEEKLKKKQKRVDQELNRKQDEPKSEQ from the exons ACCTTTACCAGAAGATGATAGTGTGGAAGCAGATACATTAGCTATAACTGGACCAGAGAGCCAGCCTG AACTTAATGgaaataaagtaagaaagaaactcatggcgcCAGACATTAGCCTGACCCTGGATCCTAGCgatggctctgtgctgtcagatgaTTTGGACGGAAGTGGGGAGATTGACTTAGATGACCTGGACACGCCATCGGAGAACAGTGATGAATTTGAGTGGGAAG ATGATCTCCCAAAGCCCAAAACTACTGAAGTTATCAGGAAAGGCTCGATTACCGAATACACGGCAGCGGAGGAGAAAGAAGATGGCCGGCGCTGGCGCTTGTTCAGAATCGGTGAGCAGGACCACAGGGTTGATATGAAGGCGATTGAGCCCTACAAGAAAGTTATCAGCCACGGAG GATATTACGGAGATGGATTAAATGCCATTGTTGTGTTTGCTGTATGTTTTATGCCTGAAAGTGGTCAGCCCAACTATAGATACCTGATGGACAATCTCTTTAA GTATGTTATTGGCACTTTGGAGCTGTTAGTAGCAGAAAACTACATGATAGTTTATTTAAATGGTGCTACAACTCGAAGAAAAATGCCCAGTCTGGGATGGCTCAGGAAATGCTATCAGCAAATTGATAGAAG gTTACGGAAAAACCTAAAGTCACTAATCATTGTACATCCCTCATGGTTCATCAGAACACTTCTAGCTGTTACAAGACCCTTTATTAG cTCAAAATTCAGCCAAAAAATTAGATACGTCTTTAATTTGGCAGAACTAGCGGAACTTGTCCCCATGGAATATGTTGGCATACCAGAATGCATAAAaca GTatgaagaagaaaagttaaaaaagaaacaaaaaag AGTTGATCAAGAGCTTAATAGAAAACAGGATGAACCGAAAAGTGAACAGTAA